The following DNA comes from Rosa rugosa chromosome 5, drRosRugo1.1, whole genome shotgun sequence.
TGAAATTTTTTCTTTGGCGTGCTTGTAAAGGCTTCCTACCTTGTGCTGCTAATTTGTTCAGAAGGCATGTGGGAAATTCTAGCCTTTGTTGCCGATGTGGGAGGGAGGCAGAGACAACGATCCATTGTATGTGGAGCTGTCCGTGGTCTAAGAAGGTTTGGAAATTCTCATTCTTAAATGGAGTTTATAAACAATGGAGAGAACCTAGTTTCATTGACTTGTTTGCGCATGTGGTTAAAACTTCCTCCAAAGAGGAGGTTGAATTGCTCAGTGTTATCTGTTGGTTACTTTGGAAGAGCAGGAACAGATTTAAGCACGAAGGAGTTGTGGAGGAGAGTAAGCATATTTTATGGAATGCGAATGAGTGGTTAAACAACTTCCAAGATGCACAAAGGAGTAATGAGACCGTGACTAAAGATGCAAAACAAACGAGAGTGAAGGTCAAGTGGAGGCCACCTACTGCACCAAATCTGAAGTTGAATACAGACGCAGCAATAGATTATAAAAAGAAGAAGGCTGGTCTAGGCATGGTTGTACGAGATGGTGAGGGGAAATTGAAGTGTGCAGGGCACAAGGTACTGCCAGGAAACCCATCTAGCTATATTGTTGCTATTGAAGCTCTTGCTGTCTATCATGGACTACTTTTGTGTAGAGAAGCTGGTTTTCAGAAATTAGTAGTGGAGAGCGATTCCACCATAGTAATTGATGCGTTGAATAAGACAGAGCTTGATCTTAGTGTGGAGTGGAGTCTTGGATGATATTAAGTGCTTGGCTTCAACTTTCGAATCAGTCATGTGGAAGAAAGTTAATAGAGAAGGCAATATTGCTGCACACAAGATGGCAAAGCATGCCTTGATGGCTGACGAAGATAGACTCTGGCAGGAAGCAGGGCCACCTTGGCTTACTGATATCATTTTAGATGAATGTAGAAATTGATGATATGGGGGGTGGTGCTCTTTTTTACTTGCTTTGATCAAGCAGGGTTTTTGGCGAGGCCACCTTAACCCCGAAGGTTGTATTGACCATTTGTTATCAATGAAAGTTTTaaccgataaaaaaaaaaagaaataaaaagaaactagAGTTGGAAAACAGCAGTAATTATACTATATATAAAAGATGAGTTCACTGTTCATTCTGAGGCGAAAAAACGATTCTGCCctcatttggattttttttaccCCTCTGCCACTGACCTATtttttccctctctcttcttccagaAGCCTCCCAGACCGACTTTTTTGCtctcttttcttcctctttctccTTCACTCCCTCAGACGACTACCTCCTCAACTGCGGCTCTTCCTCCAACGCCGCCTTCTTCAACCACTTTAAGTTGTTGGGTTTACACAAGAAGTGAAACACAGAGACACATCCGTTcgatcttttgttgttggttgctTATCAAAGGAGTGTTGAGAACGAGAGGATTTTCATCTGTGCCCTGTTTGCCGGCATGAAAGGTAATTTCTTTATGTAAATTTTGTGGTAATTTTGTTGGGTTTGGCTTTTTGGGGAGTATTAGGAAATTTGGATTTGGTTCTTTCCTGATTGCGATTTTGTGATTGGGTTGTCATGCAGTTTTTGCTGGATCTTCAGGATTGCCTGCTTTTCTGAGTTAAAGGTAATTGTTTTATGTAAATTTTTTGGTTAATtttgttgggtttgggtttgggtttgggtttttggGAGTATTCGATTAAGGTCTATTGGATTGGATGGTAGTTTACTTGATTTCATCAATTTGCTTTGTGATCTGTAAATGCTCTCATCAATCATACGGATTGAAAAGTGGTTGTAGCAAATGGATGAGTTTGGATGGCAGGTATATATGATATCCTGCTTTTCCAGATTCTTAGATAGTGGTCTACTAGGGTATTTTTCGCATGTTTTGATTGAGTGATATAAGCAGTTGTATTAGAATTTGTCTCAAAACATCCAACAAATTGAGAATGACCCAAACCTACACTCAATTAGACAAAAAAACAAACATGAACCCTTAATGAAGAACCCACCAGAAACTATCACCTCAGTGGCTGAGGAAATCTCTCTCACTATGGAAATGAAACCATCAGTCTCTCTATCTAAGCGAAAAGAAACCATCGAGAATTACTTTGAACAAGAGAATCTTTGttgatatatattcttttttcaAGATTTCTACTTTGCTTTTGGATTACTTTGAACAAGCCTGAAATAGTTTCACTTGGAAATGAAATTTTGGTATGAGAATCAGTATTTTTTATTGAGATCTTACAGTTTTGCAGTTCTCTAAGGTTGAATTGCTCCCACAAGGCTTGGAAACCTGGTTTCAATTGTTTCCAGTAGGTTTGGACATCCGGTTTCTTTTACAGAAGGTATGACTTTTTTTCAGCAATATCAGTtgctctgtttttatttttctccagTTCAATATTGCATGTAAAGTCTTTTTCTGAACTCAACCatgctttgttctttatttatcTAACTCTTAAACTAAGAAAATATATCATTTGTGTTTATCCACTGGATGTATAGTTGTAAATAGCATTATGGTCTCACAGTTTACTGCatgattatttttatttattgtaaaTATGATCATGGTCTGATAGTTACGCATTTTGTTGAAAGAAGTTACTGTGTGTTTGTACTATTGTTGTGCCTTTTTGGTTAACTTCAATTGTCATgctaatatatatttttgatatttgTATATGTTCTCGATTTACTTTATAAATTGGTTTCCAAGTAAAGTATAGctgatttctttttatttatcatCTGCACACATGCAGTAGTATCATGCTCTATTTTTACCTGTATGTCCTGGGCTAATGTAGTCAATGGTTTCTTAGGCTAAATGTTTTCAGTTTAGTATTGATTCATGAGTTGTAATGCAAGCTTTATAAAATggatttcaacaaaaaaaagtaTTCACTAGCTATATATCTATCTTATTCTGCAGGTGTATTACCTTAATTTAACACAGAGTGGCAGTGGTTGCTGTTGGTTTTCTTGCAATTAAATCAGATGAATAGACTATTTGTTTTCTaattttaagaaaattaaattcAATACTTTCTTCAATTTCTAATGTGAATCAAATTCATTACATATTGCTGTAGTGATATAAATAAGAATACTCTGGTTATATTGTATCTTCTCATTCATCATTGTTCTCATCGCTGTTTCCCCTTCTCTTTTTTGTGCATCTTTATCTATTAAAACTTTCATTGATTATTTTCTATGTACTTCAAACTTGATTGTCTATACTGAACAAGTTGTGGAGACATTTGCAGAGTTAAAAATTATGCTCTGAAGTAAACATAATTGATCACTATTTTAATGCACTCAGTTTATTAACATGGTGACCATGTTAACTGAAATAATGTTAACATGATCAATTTGCATATTAACAGAAATACTGAAAGCGAAGTAGAGATTCATAGAAAGATTTGGATCAGGTTTGGGAGGGATCTTTCAGCAAAAGAAGAGGTGTGGCTTACTTTTATGGATGTTGTATACTTAGTTGATTGAATATATATGCAAAGATTTTACAATCAGTCTTGGTCAATTGTTTTGTTTCTAGAACAGTTCCTATTATGTTCGTCCTCAGTTGCTTTGCTTTCTGTTTGTGAATTGCATACCAGCTTGATCTGATCATGTATTTGAAAAAACTGAATGCTCTTTGAATTTAtctctgttgttttttttttccctttttgtttttgggtaaaTTGTATGAATATCATTGTGAGATGTCTGGGTCAATTGCATCCAATTGTTGACTGTGAAAGTGATATTGGCTTAATTCTTCTTCGTCGGTATTTCCGAAGAGTTAAGTATGAACAacagaaatagagagagagagaggggggggggggggggggggagaggcGCGAATAAAGAAGATGCACTTTCTTTTTCAGTAGAAAAGCGAAAGATTAAATTTTTACAGAGATTAGGGGAGCCGTATCTACGAAACTTACGAAATGTTTTCTTTGCCTATTGAGGTGGTGACAAATTTAACTCAAGTGTCCAGAGTTGGGGGCAAAACCTTTGTCGTAGGATTGCACAATTCTAATACTTTTTGTTGTTTGGGTTTTGCAGATTGTATGCAACAGTCTTCGTATTGTTTTACTACCACTGTTCCTTTGTCTGTTGGTTAACATTATCTTGATCTCTTATTATTATTCAGTTATAACTGCTAGAGTTTATTAACTTGGTCTTTGGTTTTGTCTATAtacattgttttctttttttgtattCAGTTTATAGTTTCTGTAACCATGGTGGTCTTGAATTATCtaaattctgttgtttgattcTGTAGACACTAGAAACGGTGTGCTATCAGCTTCTGTAACTGTGGATTCAGGTATGAATTTGACACCTGTATGAGTTGTATACATTCTTACTGCAATGAACATTCAAGAGTTACCCGCAGCAGATGGTTCAATTCTTAAGATTTGTTGATATCCTGCACTTCTATTTTGTCTAGAtcaggaaaacaaaagaaaacaataagtGGAAGAGAACTATGTTTGTATTTCTTAATTTTAGCTTTTGTGATTGGAGTTCAAGTTCAAATTATTGTGTTGATAGGTTGTTGAAAGGGTTAATTAACAACTGAGTGTTAGTTCGGTTCAATGTTGTGAATTCTGGATAGTTTGATAATGGACATAATGTTATGGTTGATTACCTAGAAAACAGAGTTTGTTTGAGACTTATTCTTCACTTTGACATCACTCATGACTTTAATTTCTAAACCCTTTTTTAGACGAAGCTTTTGAGTTAAAGGTAGCAGTTTGACTGTATAACTAATTGCCTTAAATGTTTAGCTGAAAGTGAATAACTAAGTTTCATTGatgatttatatttttttgtgtATGGAGAAAGAAGTAAGGAATCTGACTTCAATAGATTGTGAACAAATGTTTACTGTTTATCTTTTTGTTTCTGCCTTTTTGATGTGATTACAAGTGTTAATTTTTGTATAGACAAATTTAGTTTCATCAAAAATTTATCCAATATATAGTCATCTTTAATTTATAGATTGTACATTGATTTGCAGATTATAAAGCATAATCGTTTAAAGTTTTGAAGTCATTTATCTTTTTTGATACAGTTATGGCGTCAAAGATGAGATGCAgcagaacaaaaaaaattgatacaACAAGGTCATGCTGAAAATTATAATGATCAAAGGAGAATGCAAGAAATCTATAATCATCAGAATTTTGTTTCCAGTACAGTTCAAAGTGAAGGTTCTGTTTTTAAAAGAGGTCAACATTCTGAGGTTAAATCAAGGATATCAAGACGTGGTGAGTGTGTATTATCAAATTTTAAATGTTCATTCAAATGAATATTCAAAGTAACTAATATTGTTTAAATTTGGTTGCAGCATTTGAGTTAGCAATGACAGAACAGAATCAATGTCTAGACAGTCAGTATAGTTCTGTATGTCAAAATGTGAATATATCTGAACATCAGAACAAACGATTTAGAGGTGAGTTTGTTTGGTGATATAAACCTGTTTCTTCGTACTACATACACATTGATATTTTTGCTACATTGCTCACTTATACTCATATTTTTGTTATTCTacatttttctttattcttccaACTCTTACAgacttttgtgttttttttttttctcctccaGATCATCAACAATGGCAGCAAACATTACGAATGAAATGAGTATATGTTTCAGGCAATTGGAATGTGAGAAGAAGACTGCTTAAAGTGAGGTTGACGCTTTGAATCAAGAGTTCAAATAAACTTCCACATGGAAGTTACATGTGCAAATACCTATAAAAGGAAAACTATCCGAAACTTTATAAACGTATTCTTAATTTCACCAATTTAGTTAATGTTGATAACTAATGTATGTAATTTGCTTTCATTTTGTCTCGATCTGTCATTCCTTACGGGCTTTTATATGTGATCTGCCATACTTTTGCTCAAGCTGATCACACTCTATTGCCATAACTTTTATCTCAATTTGGATGAATTCAGGTTTTATTTTGGACTAacttttagttttgttttgtccaagttccccttgccgtCCCAAAGGTTCATGTTGCCGTTTCTTTGACTGCTTCACCTAGCGGCAAATTAAACCACAAGACGCAAATTTCCCACAATTAACTTTACTACATACCAGAACCAAAAATTATAAAAGCAATTCAACAACTTTGCAAAGAGGTTCAAGCAAAGTTAAGTTAACATTATAGTTTATCCACATTCAACATAAGTTTGAATATTCATAAACACTGCCAACTGAACTTTGCTTGAACTTCCTTCCAAATTTCTTCACTTGCTCCTCTAATTTCTGCTTCTGTCAAACACTTCAATCAAATCTGTATACATAAACAACCAACATTTATAAACAATTCACAAAGAATCCTAACTCCCGCGGCAACGCGCGGGCCTACTTTCCTAGTGATAATCATAATCTAATTTATCAGGTTCAATTCGTCAGTTGCATAGGGTTTTCCATGTGGAATTTGGAATCAAAACCCCAACATTAAGATACATTCAAGGAACACGCAGTTCAAAACTTCAGAAAACAAACTAAGTAATTCTTGAGGCTGCAGATGAGTTTTGTCAATGTCACCAACTCGGCATTCTTCGAATCTTCGCTCACCTACCTCAGACAGCAGTCATGATCATGCCTCATGTGATGAAAAAATTAAATATGACATTTAACAAACTGGATAGGATCCTTGCATGTTGCAGAAATTTATAAATTTGAATATCTGACAATCTAGAAAGACCAGAAATGAATGCAAGGAATATTATTAGCCGGTATAATATACTTTTCTAATGCATATGACATTATGACTAAGCTAACAATAAAAACTAGAATATGGAAAACAAAACGTCTATAATACCTACTacagaaaaatagaaactgtgGCGCAAAATAGATTTACACAATGATCTCGGGTTGTAAATGGCTATAATTTTCAGATTGAACACACATGTGAACAGAAACTTATGCTTGAATAGATAAAGGAAAGAAAGATGGGGGTTAATCACAGATTCACAAAACATTAATGCTGTTTACAGTTGGCTTCAAATATATTGTAAACACCTCTACATTCTTTTCTGAATTTCAGTCTGCTGACCATAGTTAGAAAACTACATACAATTACACTATTGGGAAGCTAATGAAGCGTATATCTTGTGAAAGTACATGTATCTTGAGAACTAAGAGTGCCTTCTCATAGCAGTGTATAATTGCCAACGACTGTGAGTAGATAATAGATATTACAGGATGAACCCGAAAAATTCTGTAATGCTGTTCCGGCATGAAAACAGGATGAGTCAGCTGGCAAGAGGATGGTATTGGTAGTTAAAGCCAGAGAGTACGTGCCTGGAAATATTCCCAGAGCAGACATGTAAATAGTAGAGATTTATTTCTAACCAAAATCCAAATAATAGTACATATTGTAAGAAATGGATCAGAAGTCATTGGTGATGTCTCACCTCAAATGGTACTGCTAGGGGTGTTTATATGATATTACATCTTCAATTAACAGTCTAATATTAAAGTAAGAAGAGCCTCCCTCCTCTGTAGCTTTCTTGGCCATCATTGCAAGCCTCTTTGCTCTTtgtcttctttcttctccttgTTCATTGACCATGACTTTTTCTATGGCGTCCTTAAGCTCACCACTCCTCACGGTCACCACAGACCGCTCTTGTTTCCCCAACGGAACTGCCACACTAGCCCCAACTTTCTCACCAATCTTCAAGACTTGCACTATCAACTTCTCATTGTAGAACTGCTCAGCAAACATAGGCCATGTGATCATTGGAATTCCAGCACAAATACCTTCCAAAGTTGAATTCCAACCACAATGTGTTAGAAATCCACCAACTGCAGGATGTGACAATATTAGTATTTGTGGAGCCCAACCATAGATTAACAATCCCCTGCCTCTAATCCTGTCTTCAAATCCATCTTCCAACAACCAATTTTCCCATTCTTCAGTTTTATTTCTGCTGACCACCCAAATGAAAGGCTGATTTGATGCTTCCAAGCCTAAACCAAGCTCTACCAACTGAAGGGTTGCTACGCGGCTAAGGCTTCCGAGACACACATATACCACCGAGCTCTCAGGCCATGAATCAAGCCATTTTAAGCACTGGTTTTCATCAACTGAGGCCTTGTTTCCTCTCTGAGCTTTGTCCAATTCAGTGTCGTTGGATAGCGACACTGGACCAATACTCCAAACTCTACTAACCTTTCTGTACTCTTTGACATATTCTGGTTCCAAATCCTCAAAGCTATTCACAACAACCCCGCATGCTCCCTCTTCAGATTCCTTCATCTTTTTGTAAAACTCTCTGAAATCATCTGAAGCCAGATTCATGTGCCCCGGTAACTGGACTAAAGTAATCTCAATCTCATCAGGCAACCCAGGCACTAGAAATGGCTCTGATCCTGAAACACTCTCTAGGACCTTGGATGTTTCTATATTATAGTTAGACAATAGAGTGAAGCAACTAGTTCCATCAAACAAATACCTTGGTATCCCAAACTTTCGAGCAATCTCAGCTGTCCAAGGCAGGTGTCTATCTGAAATTATGCAGCTCGGATGGGGTTCTACAGTTTCAAGCAACTCTTCTATTGGCTGTTGCAGCCTGCTACCTGCCTCCAAGAAATTCCAAAACAAGTTTCTTGCAGGGACTGCGTCCATGTTTTCACATCCCTCTGGGAGGCCACACTCAGCAAGTGGCAAACTAAACTGAACTAGATGAAGGGAGAGACCGGAATCAATGGCGCGATCAATCATCGGTTTGATTCGAATGGCATTGAGGGGTGTGGTGATAATTGTGACCACCAGACCATGCTGTGCCAACACCTTAGCCATGTCTCCCATTGGTAGAAGGTGGCCCGGAGACATTAGTGGTATCAAAACAAAGTGAAGCTGATCATGAGACTCTGAAGCCATTGCAATTGCAGTTGCCACAGAGAAAGAGTATACTAAACCAGAGGTGTCCAAATCTTGGATAAAGAAATGATATAACTACGTAGCGTTCCTTTTTGACCATAGAAGGGTTCGAATCCAGTGACGTGAGTGCAAACATAAGCATGTGCATGCCCTTTTCGATGCATTAGTACATCTAGACATTCtaaaatatgttttttttttttttttttttttttgagaagttcTAAAAGATGCTTTAATAAAAGAGTTTTTGTTGGGGTCTAAACTTTCAAGAGTACATTTCCACATTCTAAAAGATGTTTTAATAAAAGAGTTTTTATTGGGGTCTAAACTTAATTTCAAGAGTTCATTTCTACATTCTAAAAGATGCTTTAATAAAAGAGTTTTTATCATGATTGGAGTCTAGACTTTTAAGGATCGGACTGGATGGAACTTGAACTTTAAAACtattagagcacccactacccatgtacgaagtcatgagttcaagtcaccatgggggtaagagtgaaatcctttgatcctttttttaaaatgaaaaaaaaaaaaaaaaactttaaaactaattaattaagtaCATAAAATTTGAAATATGAGGGTAAAACGACATTTGACATTGTATTCATTGTGTTCACAAGAAAATGATttttaaccactgcaagtggcgtAGTGGttattgcctagttgggtgtgctccccaacctaggttcgaacctcaAAGCTGTCAAAatggtcaggcactgtgctgcaatgcacagttggagcatttcacatgcgctgaaggggtttatcttggcctatgaagcctttgggttccccttgacaaagtaaaaaaaaaaaaatgatttttatacCCTCATTACTTTGTATATGgagtttccttctttttctctattctttttcttcagCTATTGTGTTGTTGTCTTGAACTCCAAACTCGATCAAGCCTAAACTTTGGTTATTGGGACTGGGCTTGGCCTATGGCTctaaatttattttcatttatgttttattgttatttttatttacttacttgcactactaaaaaaaattgcttttgcgacacctattttgcgacggcaaattgagcttttgcgacggcaaaacttttcgcgacggcaatttgagctttttgcgacggcaacacaggcgttgcaataggtggcgtcacaaaatccaATTGCAATTGCTACGGcaattttccgtcgcaaatactttTTTGCGACGGTTTTCTCTTGCCGTCGCAAATTTATTGTTTTGCGACGGTCCATTTGCTACGGTGACTTCCGTCGCATTGTTTGTTTCAGGATAATCAATGTGGaggtatttgcgacggcaagaaggaattttttttataaaaaaaaatatggtgcTAATTGCACCATATTTTCATTCTAAGAACATGCAAAGATAAAAACTATTATACACTAGAAAGCTTTGCTGCGGTTTTGGAACTAACACAACGTTATTTAAGTACTAAATTCAAAAGCATAGAAAATATAGTTGAAATGATCATTGTATTAACAAAAGATTTAGTCTGTTCTACAACTAAACACTACGTAGATCATGTTCTAGTATCCCCCCTGCCTCCCTTGCTATGCATTTGAGGTCCATTCCTGCCCTCCTTGCTGTGCATTTGAGCTCCAACCTTGCAG
Coding sequences within:
- the LOC133710168 gene encoding UDP-glycosyltransferase 73C4-like, translated to MASESHDQLHFVLIPLMSPGHLLPMGDMAKVLAQHGLVVTIITTPLNAIRIKPMIDRAIDSGLSLHLVQFSLPLAECGLPEGCENMDAVPARNLFWNFLEAGSRLQQPIEELLETVEPHPSCIISDRHLPWTAEIARKFGIPRYLFDGTSCFTLLSNYNIETSKVLESVSGSEPFLVPGLPDEIEITLVQLPGHMNLASDDFREFYKKMKESEEGACGVVVNSFEDLEPEYVKEYRKVSRVWSIGPVSLSNDTELDKAQRGNKASVDENQCLKWLDSWPESSVVYVCLGSLSRVATLQLVELGLGLEASNQPFIWVVSRNKTEEWENWLLEDGFEDRIRGRGLLIYGWAPQILILSHPAVGGFLTHCGWNSTLEGICAGIPMITWPMFAEQFYNEKLIVQVLKIGEKVGASVAVPLGKQERSVVTVRSGELKDAIEKVMVNEQGEERRQRAKRLAMMAKKATEEGGSSYFNIRLLIEDVISYKHP